In Streptomyces sp. NBC_01551, one DNA window encodes the following:
- a CDS encoding succinate dehydrogenase/fumarate reductase iron-sulfur subunit, which yields MKLTLRVWRQQNADAPGTMASYEVDGISQDMSFLEMLDTLNEDLILRGEDPVAFDHDCREGICGACSLVINGDAHGPERTTTCQLHMRSFADGDTIDVEPWRASAFPVVKDLVVDRSAFDRIIQAGGYITAPTGAAPEAHATPVPKPAADHAFEHAECIGCGACVAACPNGSAMLFTSAKINHLNVLPQGSPERESRVLDMVARMDDEGFGGCTLTGECATACPKGIPLPSIAAMNKEWLRALRKG from the coding sequence ATGAAGCTCACCCTGCGCGTCTGGCGCCAGCAGAACGCCGACGCCCCCGGCACCATGGCCTCCTACGAGGTCGACGGCATTTCCCAGGACATGTCGTTCCTGGAGATGCTCGACACGCTCAACGAGGACCTCATCCTGCGCGGCGAGGACCCGGTCGCCTTCGACCACGACTGCCGCGAGGGCATCTGCGGCGCGTGCAGCCTCGTCATCAACGGCGACGCCCACGGCCCCGAGCGCACCACCACCTGCCAGCTGCACATGCGGTCCTTCGCCGACGGCGACACCATCGACGTCGAGCCGTGGCGGGCCTCGGCCTTCCCCGTGGTCAAGGACCTCGTGGTGGACCGCAGCGCCTTCGACCGGATCATCCAGGCCGGCGGCTACATCACCGCGCCGACCGGCGCCGCGCCCGAGGCGCACGCCACGCCCGTGCCCAAGCCGGCCGCCGACCACGCCTTCGAGCACGCCGAGTGCATCGGCTGCGGGGCTTGTGTGGCGGCCTGCCCCAACGGTTCGGCGATGCTCTTCACCTCCGCCAAGATCAACCACCTCAACGTGCTGCCGCAGGGCTCGCCCGAGCGCGAGTCCCGGGTGCTCGACATGGTGGCCCGCATGGACGACGAGGGCTTCGGCGGCTGCACCCTGACCGGCGAATGCGCCACGGCCTGCCCCAAGGGCATCCCGCTGCCGTCGATCGCCGCGATGAACAAGGAGTGGCTGCGCGCGCTCCGCAAGGGCTGA
- a CDS encoding succinate dehydrogenase cytochrome b subunit — protein MALATRTGRRPSTMRTLWDSTVGKKSVMAVSGAIMLGYLVAHMFGNLKIFFGPGDFNGYAHWLRAMGAPLLHHEWALWMVRIGLIVAVVAHGVSAYQLSRRDIKARPVKYAHKRRRASYATRTMRWGGIILALFIVWHLLDLTTLTVNERAWAGHPYENVLATFSTWYGNTIYIVAMVAVGLHVRHGFWSAAQTLGAGNARRDRTLKFLANALALVLFAGFVSVPVAVMTGVVS, from the coding sequence ATGGCTCTGGCAACGCGGACGGGCCGACGGCCGTCCACCATGCGAACGCTCTGGGACTCCACCGTCGGCAAGAAGTCCGTCATGGCGGTATCCGGCGCGATCATGCTCGGCTACCTCGTCGCCCACATGTTCGGCAACCTGAAGATCTTCTTCGGGCCGGGCGACTTCAACGGCTACGCCCACTGGCTGCGCGCCATGGGAGCGCCGCTCCTGCACCACGAGTGGGCCCTGTGGATGGTCCGCATCGGCCTGATCGTCGCCGTCGTCGCGCACGGGGTATCCGCCTACCAGCTCAGCCGCCGCGACATCAAGGCGCGCCCCGTCAAGTACGCCCACAAGCGCCGCCGCGCCAGCTACGCCACCCGCACGATGCGCTGGGGCGGCATCATCCTCGCCCTCTTCATCGTCTGGCACCTGCTCGACCTGACCACGCTCACCGTCAACGAGCGCGCCTGGGCCGGCCACCCCTACGAGAACGTCCTCGCCACGTTCTCCACCTGGTACGGCAACACCATCTACATCGTGGCGATGGTCGCGGTCGGCCTGCACGTCCGGCACGGCTTCTGGAGCGCCGCCCAGACCCTCGGCGCGGGCAACGCCCGCCGCGACCGCACCCTGAAGTTCCTGGCCAACGCCCTGGCCCTCGTCCTCTTCGCGGGCTTCGTGTCCGTCCCCGTCGCCGTCATGACCGGAGTGGTGAGCTGA
- a CDS encoding LysR family transcriptional regulator: MQFHQLLYFVAVAETQHFTRAAQRVHVAQPSLSQQIKALERELGAELFSRARGNITLTDAGEALLPLARRILADADTARLEVQELAQLRRGRVRLGATPSVCTGLLPGVLRDFHRAHPGIELLIEESGSLDLVRELARGALDLALIALPLPPSAPALTTVELLTEDLVVVSSADLPPPAGGGPLTISALREEPMVMFRHGYDLRDLTVTACRAAGFEPVFTVEGGEMDAVLGFVRAGLGIAVVPAMVVDHAGPGLRSTPLAGSPLRRTIALAHRTDVAPPRAARELKRILVG, translated from the coding sequence ATGCAGTTCCATCAGCTCCTGTATTTCGTGGCGGTCGCCGAGACCCAGCACTTCACGCGCGCGGCGCAGCGGGTGCACGTGGCGCAGCCCTCGCTGTCGCAACAGATCAAGGCGCTGGAGCGGGAGCTGGGGGCGGAGCTGTTCAGCCGGGCGCGGGGGAACATCACGCTCACCGATGCGGGCGAGGCGCTCCTGCCGCTGGCGCGGCGGATCCTGGCGGACGCGGACACCGCGCGGCTGGAGGTGCAGGAGCTGGCGCAGCTGCGGCGCGGGCGGGTGCGGCTGGGGGCCACGCCGAGCGTGTGCACGGGTCTGCTGCCGGGCGTGCTGCGGGACTTTCACCGCGCGCATCCGGGAATCGAGCTGCTGATCGAGGAGAGCGGGTCGCTGGACCTGGTGCGGGAGCTGGCGCGCGGGGCTCTGGACCTGGCGCTGATCGCGCTGCCGCTGCCGCCGTCGGCGCCCGCGCTGACCACCGTCGAGTTGCTGACGGAGGACCTGGTCGTGGTCTCCTCGGCGGACTTGCCGCCTCCGGCGGGCGGTGGGCCGCTCACGATCTCGGCGTTGCGCGAGGAGCCGATGGTGATGTTCCGCCATGGCTACGACCTGCGGGACCTGACCGTGACCGCCTGCCGGGCGGCGGGCTTCGAGCCGGTGTTCACGGTGGAGGGCGGGGAGATGGACGCGGTGCTCGGCTTCGTCCGCGCGGGCCTGGGCATCGCGGTGGTCCCGGCCATGGTCGTCGACCACGCCGGCCCGGGTCTGCGCAGCACCCCGCTCGCGGGGTCCCCGCTGCGCCGCACCATCGCGCTGGCCCACCGCACGGACGTCGCTCCCCCGCGCGCGGCGCGCGAGCTCAAGCGGATCCTGGTGGGCTGA
- a CDS encoding fumarate reductase/succinate dehydrogenase flavoprotein subunit, whose amino-acid sequence MSDYANYATGEPVSDTKAPEGPIAERWDRRRFEAKLVNPANRRKHTVIVVGTGLAGGAAGATLAEQGYHVVQFCYSDSPRRAHSIAAQGGINAAKNYRNDGDSVHRLFYDTVKGGDFRARESNVHRLAQISVEIIDQCVAQGVPFAREYGGLLDTRSFGGVQVSRTFYARGQTGQQLLLGAYQALSRQIAAGNVEMHARTEMLDLITVDGVARGIVARDLITGEISAYYADAVVLASGGYGNVFYLSTNAMNSNATAVWRAHRRGAYFANPCFTQIHPTCIPRTGDHQSKLTLMSESLRNDGRIWVPKAKGDTRPAAEIPEAERDYYLERIYPSFGNLVPRDIASRAAKNVCDEGRGVGPGGQGVYLDFADAIRRMGRDKVAEKYGNLFEMYERITAENPYEVPMRIYPAVHYTMGGLWVDYDLQTTVPGLFAIGEANFSDHGANRLGASALMQGLGDGYFVLPSTINDYLARHPHQDTVDDSHPEAAAAIRETRDCLAKLLAVDGDRTPDSFHREIGELMWEYCGMARTDTGLRKALARIPEIREEFWRRIKVPGKGEEFNQSLEKANRIVDYLELAELMCLDALHRAESCGGHFREESQTPDGEAARRDEEFGYAAAWEYQGTGAAPVLHKEDLVFEYVHPTQRSYA is encoded by the coding sequence ATGAGCGATTACGCCAACTACGCCACCGGCGAGCCGGTCTCCGACACCAAGGCCCCCGAAGGCCCCATCGCCGAACGCTGGGACCGCCGCCGCTTCGAGGCCAAACTCGTCAACCCGGCCAACCGCCGCAAGCACACCGTGATCGTCGTCGGCACCGGCCTGGCCGGCGGGGCGGCCGGCGCCACCCTCGCCGAGCAGGGCTACCACGTCGTCCAGTTCTGCTACTCCGACTCCCCGCGCCGCGCCCACTCCATCGCCGCGCAGGGCGGCATCAACGCCGCCAAGAACTATCGCAACGACGGCGACTCGGTGCACCGCCTCTTCTACGACACCGTCAAGGGCGGCGACTTCCGCGCCCGCGAGTCCAACGTCCACCGCCTCGCGCAGATCTCCGTGGAGATCATCGACCAGTGCGTGGCCCAAGGCGTCCCCTTCGCCCGCGAGTACGGCGGCCTCCTCGACACCCGCTCCTTCGGCGGCGTCCAGGTCTCCCGCACCTTCTACGCCCGCGGCCAGACGGGCCAGCAGCTGCTGCTCGGCGCCTACCAGGCGCTGTCCCGGCAGATCGCCGCCGGCAACGTCGAGATGCACGCCCGCACCGAGATGCTCGACCTGATCACGGTCGACGGCGTGGCCCGCGGCATCGTCGCCCGCGATCTGATCACCGGCGAGATCTCCGCGTACTACGCGGACGCCGTCGTCCTCGCCTCCGGCGGCTACGGCAACGTCTTCTACCTCTCCACCAACGCCATGAACTCCAACGCGACCGCCGTCTGGCGGGCGCACCGGCGCGGCGCCTACTTCGCCAACCCGTGCTTCACCCAGATCCACCCCACCTGCATCCCGCGCACCGGCGACCACCAGTCCAAGCTCACCCTGATGAGCGAGTCCCTGCGCAACGACGGCCGCATCTGGGTCCCCAAGGCCAAGGGCGACACCCGCCCCGCCGCCGAGATCCCCGAGGCGGAGCGCGACTACTACCTGGAGCGGATCTACCCCTCCTTCGGCAACCTCGTGCCCCGCGACATCGCCTCCCGCGCCGCCAAGAACGTCTGCGACGAGGGCCGCGGAGTCGGCCCCGGCGGCCAGGGCGTGTACCTGGACTTCGCCGACGCCATCCGCCGCATGGGCCGCGACAAGGTCGCCGAGAAGTACGGCAACCTCTTCGAGATGTACGAGCGGATCACCGCGGAGAACCCGTACGAGGTCCCCATGCGGATCTACCCCGCCGTGCACTACACGATGGGCGGCCTATGGGTGGACTACGACCTCCAGACCACCGTCCCCGGCCTGTTCGCGATCGGCGAGGCCAACTTCTCCGACCACGGCGCCAACCGCCTCGGCGCGTCCGCCCTGATGCAGGGCCTCGGCGACGGCTACTTCGTACTGCCCTCCACCATCAACGACTACCTGGCCCGCCACCCGCACCAGGACACCGTGGACGACAGCCACCCCGAGGCCGCGGCAGCGATCCGCGAGACGCGCGACTGCCTGGCGAAACTCCTCGCCGTCGACGGCGACCGCACCCCCGACTCCTTCCACCGCGAGATCGGTGAACTCATGTGGGAGTACTGCGGCATGGCCCGCACCGACACCGGTCTGCGCAAGGCGCTCGCACGGATCCCCGAGATCCGCGAGGAGTTCTGGCGTCGCATCAAGGTCCCCGGCAAGGGCGAGGAGTTCAACCAGTCGCTGGAGAAGGCCAACCGCATCGTCGACTACCTGGAGCTCGCCGAGCTGATGTGCCTCGACGCCCTCCACCGCGCCGAATCCTGCGGCGGCCACTTCCGCGAGGAGTCCCAGACCCCGGACGGCGAAGCCGCCCGCCGAGACGAGGAGTTCGGCTACGCGGCCGCCTGGGAGTACCAGGGCACCGGCGCCGCCCCCGTCCTGCACAAGGAAGACCTCGTCTTCGAGTACGTCCACCCCACCCAGCGGAGCTACGCATGA